One Bacteroidota bacterium genomic window carries:
- a CDS encoding RelA/SpoT family protein yields MSTPSQAAPTTVQQRDERKLILNAYKRLMKAAHPFTTKEERKEIRQAFEFSAELHKDVRRKSGEPYILHPLEVARIAVAEVGLLDKTSIICALLHDVVEDTHIEIKQIKRMFGKNVAQIVDGLTKISQVFHPGSTSQVESYKKMLLTMSDDIRVALVKLADRLHNMRTLKHMKREKQLKIASETIYLYAPLAHRLGLYNIKQELEDLSLKYTEPAVYKQIETHLAESKTKRNRYISQFIKPIQARVKDLDVPCTITGRVKSVTSIYNKMKKQEVDIDEVYDIFAIRIILKKDYESSELEKADCWRVYSAVTGMYRPHPDRLRDWISSPKSNGYESLHTTVLGPGGRWVEVQIRSQRMDYAAEKGLASHWKYKDKDASQDAMMEQWLARVREFLESRQTNAFDFVDDLKANVVAEQIYVFTPKGELKMLPVGATALDMAYEIHTRIGHQCIGAKVNQRVVPLSHQLHNGDHVEIITSSKQRPKEEWTSYVKTSRALHKIKEALKDERRATADKGKRIFDWKIGQMGIPENHEVIRLLLAEFRIPSIYELYYRLGRHTIDTARLLEFINRYKDRLDEFREVEGEPVPQAQQLEQYIQKDPDHRPGSMLRIADSQYEEVQLSSCCKPLPGDEITGFEDPFLRATVIHRVSCPQAMKWMTSQEASQVRAEWLPTDGMLFLGGLKIVGQDRMGMLIDIVRVISTRLRLNIRSFTIGSENGMFEGTVMLYVSHLEELNAGREALQRLPGIFSVQRVV; encoded by the coding sequence ATGTCCACTCCCAGCCAGGCTGCCCCCACCACGGTTCAGCAGCGCGATGAGCGAAAACTGATCCTGAATGCCTACAAGCGCCTGATGAAGGCGGCGCACCCCTTCACCACCAAGGAGGAGCGCAAGGAGATCCGCCAGGCTTTTGAGTTTAGTGCCGAGCTACACAAGGATGTGCGCCGCAAAAGCGGCGAACCCTACATCCTGCACCCGCTGGAGGTGGCCCGCATAGCCGTGGCCGAGGTGGGCCTGCTGGATAAAACCAGCATAATATGCGCCCTGCTGCACGATGTGGTGGAAGACACCCATATCGAGATAAAGCAGATCAAACGCATGTTTGGTAAAAACGTGGCCCAGATTGTAGACGGGCTTACCAAGATCAGCCAGGTATTCCACCCCGGTAGCACCAGCCAGGTGGAGAGCTACAAAAAGATGCTGCTAACCATGAGCGACGACATACGCGTGGCACTGGTGAAGCTGGCCGACCGCCTGCACAACATGCGTACGCTGAAGCACATGAAGCGCGAAAAGCAGCTGAAAATAGCCAGCGAAACCATCTATCTATACGCCCCCCTGGCCCACCGCCTGGGCCTGTACAACATAAAGCAGGAGCTGGAAGACCTGAGCCTGAAGTACACCGAGCCAGCGGTGTACAAGCAGATAGAAACCCACCTGGCCGAGAGCAAAACCAAGCGAAACCGCTACATCAGCCAGTTTATAAAGCCCATACAGGCACGCGTAAAAGACCTGGATGTGCCCTGCACCATAACCGGTAGGGTAAAGAGCGTTACCTCCATCTACAACAAAATGAAGAAGCAGGAGGTGGACATAGATGAGGTGTACGACATTTTTGCCATCCGCATCATCCTGAAGAAAGACTACGAGAGCAGCGAGCTGGAGAAGGCCGACTGCTGGCGGGTATACTCGGCCGTAACCGGCATGTACCGCCCGCACCCCGACCGGCTGCGAGACTGGATAAGCAGCCCCAAGAGCAATGGCTACGAGAGCCTGCACACCACCGTGCTAGGCCCTGGTGGCCGCTGGGTGGAGGTGCAGATACGCAGCCAGCGCATGGACTATGCCGCCGAAAAAGGCCTGGCCAGCCACTGGAAGTACAAGGACAAGGACGCCAGCCAGGATGCCATGATGGAGCAGTGGCTGGCACGGGTGCGCGAGTTTCTGGAAAGCAGGCAGACCAACGCCTTCGACTTTGTAGACGACCTGAAGGCCAATGTGGTGGCCGAGCAGATCTACGTCTTCACCCCAAAGGGCGAGCTGAAAATGCTGCCCGTAGGCGCCACCGCCCTGGACATGGCCTACGAGATACACACCCGCATAGGCCACCAGTGCATAGGGGCCAAGGTAAACCAGCGCGTAGTGCCCCTGAGCCACCAGCTGCACAACGGAGATCATGTAGAGATTATAACCAGTAGCAAGCAGCGGCCCAAGGAAGAATGGACGAGCTATGTGAAAACCAGCCGCGCCCTGCACAAGATAAAAGAAGCCCTGAAGGACGAACGACGCGCCACGGCCGACAAGGGCAAGCGGATATTTGACTGGAAAATCGGCCAGATGGGCATACCCGAAAACCACGAGGTTATCCGCCTGCTGCTGGCCGAGTTCCGCATACCCAGCATCTACGAGCTGTACTACCGCCTGGGCCGCCATACCATAGACACGGCCCGGCTGCTCGAGTTTATAAACCGGTACAAGGACCGGCTGGACGAGTTTAGAGAAGTGGAGGGCGAGCCCGTGCCCCAGGCCCAGCAGCTGGAGCAGTATATACAGAAGGACCCCGACCACCGCCCGGGCAGCATGCTGCGTATAGCCGACAGCCAGTACGAGGAGGTGCAGCTGAGCAGCTGCTGCAAGCCCCTGCCCGGAGACGAGATAACCGGCTTTGAAGACCCCTTTCTGCGGGCTACGGTGATACACCGCGTGAGCTGCCCCCAGGCCATGAAGTGGATGACCAGCCAGGAGGCCAGCCAGGTGCGGGCCGAGTGGCTGCCCACAGACGGCATGCTCTTTCTGGGAGGGCTAAAGATAGTGGGGCAAGACCGTATGGGGATGCTCATAGACATTGTGCGGGTCATCTCCACCCGGCTGCGGCTAAACATCCGCAGCTTCACCATTGGCTCCGAGAACGGCATGTTCGAGGGTACGGTGATGCTCTACGTATCGCACCTGGAGGAGCTGAACGCGGGCCGCGAAGCCCTGCAGCGCCTGCCGGGCATCTTCAGTGTACAGCGGGTGGTGTAG
- a CDS encoding restriction endonuclease subunit M: protein RQQLQAATGRFLRTLQRRFPALDKPGQQLESWYSLTYSGFLKELGKKKIVLGLAEEAEWEAWYEQEAASARALQQQIAATEREIDQLVYQLYGLTEAEIRIVEGS, encoded by the coding sequence CGCCAGCAGCTGCAGGCGGCTACGGGCCGCTTTCTGCGCACACTGCAGCGGCGGTTTCCGGCGCTGGATAAACCCGGCCAGCAGCTGGAAAGCTGGTATAGCTTGACTTATTCCGGATTTCTGAAAGAGCTCGGCAAGAAGAAAATAGTCCTCGGCCTGGCCGAGGAGGCCGAGTGGGAAGCCTGGTACGAGCAAGAGGCGGCCAGTGCCCGCGCCCTGCAGCAGCAGATAGCGGCTACCGAGCGCGAGATCGACCAGCTGGTATACCAGCTCTATGGCCTTACAGAAGCAGAAATCCGCATCGTGGAGGGTAGCTAG
- a CDS encoding MFS transporter, protein MNTTPPGPRRGSATALVIVAALGYFVDIYDLILFGMIGRPSLVGMGLGDKEAVERSFMLLHNTQMLGLLLGGILWGVYGDRRGRLSVLFGSILLYSVANLANAFVTSMPAYVAIRFVAGIGLAGELGAGITLVSEALPKGKRGYGATIVAAFGMLGAPAAYLVGHQAALAAWLGVAAWQLSYLIGGGLGLLLLLLRIGVYESGMYAGSRAQQAHQGRFDLLFRNRRWLKKYLQCIALGLPTWYAIGILIFLAPQFAEALGLSFAVDVPRAIMLAYLGLAVGDVLSGLLSQLLRSRRRAVGLFLLLCLLADYGYLLLQGPHSSPFVFYLFCFCIGLSVGYWAVFVTIASEQFGTNIRATVTTTVPNFARGALVPITLLFIFFRSGHYLGLGTLAAALIVGGICIGLALWAVRSMEETFSKDLDYLEEHLP, encoded by the coding sequence ATGAACACTACCCCACCTGGCCCACGCAGGGGCAGCGCCACCGCCCTGGTGATCGTGGCCGCCCTGGGCTACTTTGTGGATATTTACGACCTCATCCTCTTTGGCATGATTGGCCGGCCCAGCCTGGTGGGCATGGGCCTGGGGGATAAGGAAGCCGTGGAGCGCAGCTTTATGCTGCTGCACAACACGCAGATGCTGGGCCTGCTGCTGGGGGGCATCCTGTGGGGGGTGTATGGCGACAGGCGGGGGCGGCTATCGGTGCTATTCGGCTCCATCCTGCTATACAGTGTGGCCAACCTGGCCAATGCCTTTGTAACCAGCATGCCGGCCTATGTAGCCATCCGCTTTGTGGCCGGCATAGGGCTGGCGGGCGAGCTGGGGGCGGGCATTACCCTGGTGAGCGAGGCCCTGCCCAAGGGCAAGCGGGGCTATGGGGCCACCATTGTGGCGGCATTTGGCATGCTGGGGGCCCCGGCGGCCTACCTGGTGGGGCACCAGGCTGCACTGGCAGCCTGGCTGGGGGTGGCCGCCTGGCAGCTTAGCTACCTGATAGGCGGGGGGCTGGGCCTGCTGCTGCTGCTGCTGCGCATAGGGGTGTATGAGAGTGGCATGTATGCCGGCAGCAGGGCGCAGCAGGCACACCAGGGCCGGTTCGACCTACTGTTTCGCAATCGGCGGTGGCTGAAGAAGTATCTGCAGTGCATAGCCCTGGGGCTGCCCACCTGGTACGCTATCGGGATCCTCATCTTCCTGGCCCCCCAGTTTGCCGAGGCACTGGGGCTATCCTTTGCCGTAGATGTGCCCCGGGCTATCATGCTGGCCTACCTGGGCCTGGCTGTGGGCGATGTGCTGAGTGGGCTGCTAAGCCAGCTGCTGCGCAGCCGCAGGCGTGCCGTGGGCCTCTTCCTGCTGCTGTGCCTGCTGGCCGACTATGGCTACCTGCTGCTGCAGGGGCCGCACAGCTCGCCCTTTGTGTTCTACCTGTTCTGCTTCTGCATCGGCCTCAGTGTGGGCTATTGGGCAGTGTTTGTTACCATTGCCAGCGAGCAGTTTGGCACCAACATCCGGGCCACCGTTACCACCACCGTGCCCAACTTTGCACGCGGGGCGCTGGTGCCTATTACCCTGCTGTTTATCTTCTTCCGCTCGGGCCACTACCTGGGCCTGGGCACCCTGGCAGCAGCCCTCATCGTGGGCGGCATCTGCATCGGCCTGGCCCTATGGGCTGTGCGCAGCATGGAGGAAACCTTCTCCAAAGACCTGGACTACCTGGAGGAGCACCTACCCTGA